A genomic window from Triticum urartu cultivar G1812 chromosome 7, Tu2.1, whole genome shotgun sequence includes:
- the LOC125520220 gene encoding receptor kinase-like protein Xa21, producing the protein MDANASSGRPINMRRMNHIDHRFKRLNPPQHSKPPPCITTNLAASLATNSLTGNIPTTLGSSSSLRSVVLVNNSLTGHIPPLLANSSSLQLLDLTNNRMSGEIPSALPNSMSLQKLSLGMNNFVGSIPALSNIGPPLQYLKLQSNNLSGTIPSSLGNFSSLRYLLLGDNNFQGRIPMSIGNILYLRVLDLTYNSLSGTVPDTLYNISSLAYLGMGMNILVGEIPYNIGYTLPNIQTLIMQGNNFTGQIPISIANTTNLQVINLRDNSFHGIVPSFGTLPSLVDLNLGWNQLQAGDWSFLSSLTNCTQLEKLRLDANNLEGVLPNSIAGLSKSLELLLLRSNRISGTIPLEIQYLTSLRRLYMERNLLTGNLPESVGNLSNLFVLSLYQNKLSGSIPLSVGKLSQLSELYLQENNFSGPIPGALAGCKKLEKLNLSCNSFDGTIPKELFSLPSLSQGLDLSHNQLFGHIPPEIGSLKNLGPLNISHNQLSGQIPPTLGQ; encoded by the coding sequence ATGGATGCAAATGCAAGCAGCGGGCGACCTATAAATATGCGCCGGATGAATCACATCGATCACAGATTCAAACGTCTCAATCCACCTCAGCATTCCAAGCCTCCCCCCTGCATTACCACCAATCTTGCTGCTTCTCTTGCTACAAATAGTCTGACGGGCAACATTCCAACTACACTTGGGAGCAGCTCTTCTCTTCGCTCTGTTGTTCTTGTGAACAATAGCCTCACTGGACATATCCCGCCTCTCCTCGCTAATAGTTCATCCCTTCAACTTCTGGACTTAACAAACAATCGCATGAGCGGAGAGATTCCTTCTGCGTTGCCTAACAGCATGTCACTTCAAAAATTATCACTGGGAATGAACAACTTTGTTGGGTCCATACCAGCTTTGTCGAACATTGGCCCACCCTTGCAATATCTTAAATTGCAATCAAACAATCTTTCTGGCACCATACCTTCTTCTTTAGGGAATTTTTCTTCGCTTCGCTACCTCTTGCTTGGAGATAATAATTTCCAAGGTAGAATCCCAATGAGTATAGGCAATATTCTGTACCTGAGAGTACTAGATCTCACTTATAATTCTTTGTCTGGGACAGTCCCTGACACTCTTTACAACATATCATCACTTGCATACCTTGGCATGGGTATGAACATACTTGTAGGGGAAATTCCATATAACATCGGATATACCCTTCCAAACATCCAAACTTTGATTATGCAAGGAAACAACTTCACAggacaaatccccatttcaataGCCAACACAACCAACCTTCAGGTGATCAACCTCCGCGACAATTCATTCCATGGTATTGTTCCTTCTTTTGGGACTCTTCCTAGTCTAGTAGATCTGAATCTAGGCTGGAACCAACTTCAAGCAGGAGATTGGTCTTTCTTATCCTCATTGACCAATTGCACACAACTGGAGAAGTTGCGCTTGGATGCAAACAACCTTGAGGGTGTCTTGCCCAATTCCATTGCAGGCCTTTCAAAGAGCTTAGAGTTATTGTTATTAAGATCAAATAGAATATCTGGCACTATACCTTTGGAGATACAGTACTTGACAAGCCTCAGACGTCTTTACATGGAACGAAATTTGCTTACTGGAAATCTTCCTGAATCAGTTGGAAATCTTTCCAACTTGTTTGTCTTAAGCTTGTATCAGAACAAACTTTCCGGATCAATTCCACTTTCTGTCGGTAAACTGAGTCAACTGAGTGAGCTCTATTTACAGGAAAATAATTTTAGTGGCCCTATCCCAGGAGCTTTAGCAGGCTGCAAGAAGTTAGAAAAACTAAACCTCTCTTGTAACAGCTTTGATGGGACAATACCAAAGGAGTTGTTTTCTCTTCCCTCCCTTTCCCAGGGTTTGGACTTGTCCCACAACCAACTCTTTGGACATATACCTCCGGAGATTGGCAGCCTGAAAAATCTTGGGCCACTGAATATTTCCCATAATCAACTGTCTGGACAAATACCCCCCACTCTAGGTCAGTGA